The sequence atataaacggtcatttcgaatattcctttagttgggacagtactcgcatatgtcatgatagcgccacgttaccctatcaaatacatcctgtctgtcatctagactgtgtttatttttttcatttaccaaccgagttgccattcatacagaattacctgtaatataTTGATTTGTATATCTCCATgttaatttcatgcaggatacagattaattacatattgccaaaactatatatagaattgtgcctacttctcatcctacaacgcaatacaaaatcgaacccgttttgttacaatatttacttgcttctggtctgccgtcacttaatttcgggtgaaatttACGAACACAATTCAAAAtattctagatgaacaacgttgagcaaaataaaagtttaccttccaacatcgctaaaaaagttaaatatattatcaacgtaatccaataacttattgtgacgattcattatcaaatattatgatgaaatcaggcaaccctgcaagcagctgatcggtattgacaaacgaggggaaaccaactagtaaaaaacttttacgtaacacaaggggtgtaccgatagtaaatagttcgcgcagtacaatataggtggaactaatgcatcacgaaaaatgatttttataagaatttactcatactgtcatgtctgttagtctgtggttttcatatctgggatattctttgttttttttggttggattttgagattaattgataaattttgttcaaaagttttatgactagtctatttactcatgttttatcatctaaatcaaatctgtatgtgaactgaaaatttcaaatttcatccgagattgtcaagagtataggacaatttgaaatcatatgtttgatgacaacacgtgaataatcgtttttcttacccatatttgtaaggttttgccatctgcattctttcaaactcaagtaaattgaaaaattcgtcaaaaatttttctaaatacatgggatatgtcaaaacaatcatcataacgctatctcgtggtgaccacgctgattggattgttcaatagaatcaaaattttcagaaatgaGTGTGAAATTCAATCAGCGTTCAATATTCATATCTGTCTCACTTTAAAACGAcgaaattaaatgtttgtaatttttcatcagCAATCGGAATCACCAAAAACCAAAGACATCAAATTATCAAGATATCCAGGTCTTACATTTCACGTAAAATCGTAAGTAGCATACTTTTTCACGAGCATGACGCCACATCacatctcgtacatagaagtaggtgagagaaatgtcaaattcgtccaGCGCAACAAAGAAAGCAGCGATTTCATTTATCtatttatctatatatatatatatatatatatatatatatatatatatatatatatatatatatatatatatatatatatatatatatatatatatatatatatatatatatatatatatatatatatatatatatacaaggtgagatgaaaaaactgcaaccaacttcagactgctgtcatttctaaaccgctcgtcccacagctgtcagatttattctagtgacagctcattatattatttacaagcgcacaaaagcattttggtgggaatttttcagaaaaaaagttatttgtgatggaattcaagtgtgatagtgtgattgcttagcatttggctggaaaaccacaagtggctatcgttagagccctccagcatttaaaagtgaataaagcttttgtgtctcgtaccatcgctcgttaccgtgatactggtagcgtagcccgacgtcaaggaagtggacgaaaaaaaacagcaacatcggcagaaatggttcgaaaagtgaagaagcgaattgaacgaaatccgcgtcgcagtggccgaaaaaatgctcgtgagctgaacatatcgcaatatgccattcggcaaatattgaaaaatgagcttggactaaagccattgaagttccaaaaagtgcaagatcttactgatgcgcaaaaaaaagttagactcgaaaaagctaaagagttgcttcgcttggccgaaagtggtgaactgccgaatttggttttctccgatgagaaaccattcgttatccagcagtttgtaaacaaacaaaatgatcgtgtttacttgccagagaggtcagctgaaaatttgcaacttcggttggccaccagaactcaaaagccggccatggtgatggtgtgggccgccataacagccgatggtcgctcgccgctcgtattcatcgaccgtggggtcaaaataaatgcgcaaatctatcgcgaaaatattttggagggagttctgaagccctgggcacgcaaacatttcggccgcagaccttggacattccaacaggactcagcaccatcgcactcagcacgcgccacccaagaatggttaagaaatgaggttcctcgcttcatttccaccgcacaatggccaccaaaatctccggatgccaatccgttgtactattgtgcctggggtattttggaaagcaaggttggcactaaaaaataccaaagtgtcgatcatctcaagcaagcgcttcgccgagaatgggacaaaataccgcagagccactttcgggcagcgtgtgatggtttcattggccgtttgaaggccatagttcgtgccaaaggtggccaattcgaacaaatctaaaccgattctcaaatttgatgttatttccgacattttttgctttcattcaataaaatttaaaaaaaatgaaaaaattatggcgttttactttgttgcagttttttcatctcaccttgtatatatatatatatatatatatatatatatatatatatatatatatatatatatatatatatatatatatatatatatatatatatatatatatatatatatatatatatatatatatatatatatatatatatatatatatatatatatatatatatatatgattttgcCAGTGATTTGTTCGGGGCAATTATTCAGATTTATcagattacagaataagaactgAAACCATACCAGGAATCAAAACAAATTCACTCGCGTTACTTGATGAATTTAAGTTTTCTAGGTTATACCGAttaaataaatcaaattcattaagggctgaggtcaGTAGATCGCGTATAATCACGTGGCTAGCTCTGTGTATTACATTTCACTCCATACTCTCTCgcgaatgtgcaaaatgactctcgatgtggccgggtggccaagaaagttttgatattttcggttacaagtttgaccacagactaacagacaggacactcaaattagattcttgaatcattttaacggtcatttcgaatattcctttagttgggacagtacttaCATgagtcatgatggcgccacgttaccctatcaaaaacatgctGTCTGTCATctggactgtgtttatttttttcatttaccaactgagttgccattcatacagaattacctgtaatgtattgatttgtatacgtccatgcgaatttcatgccggatacagatttaatacatatttccaaaactatatacataattgtgcctacttctcatcctccaacgcaatacaaaatcgaacccgtcacttaatttcgggtgaaaactaccaacacaataaaaaatagtctagatgaacaacgttgaatcaaataaattgtaaccttccaacatcgcgaaaaatttaaatagggtaacagaggtattttggcccgctttaggatcgattttattttggcccactttgtaaaaatatccaccaaatgttttaatttctttgaaaaatccttccgcaataggtaattttatgtgattagcttcaaactgatgcataatgggttacctaagatcgattgaatccatatagtttgttaggtgggccaaaatatatgaagtggccaaaatacctctgttaccctatattatcaacgtaatccaataatgtaTTGTGaccattcattttcaaatattatgatgaaatcaggcatccctgcaagcagctgatcggtgttgacaaacgaggggaaaccaactagtaaaaaaacttttacataacacaaggggtgtacagatagtaaatagttcgcgcagttcccatctaaattaaattatctagacattgtcgggATAGATTttagatccatgcttttgaaggcgagaaattcaatgaaaaaagactttcccgaccgttaatgttaatcattctgaaattttcacagaataatcttaaCTAATTTTTTAAGAGGCTGTTAGTTAGGTGTTTTGATATTCGTTTCCTAGAAAATTAGATTtgtagcgtgaaaatagccctctaaaacacccTTAAATGTTGATATAAAGAATTATATTTGCATAGAACCGATCAGTAAGCAGCAATTTGAAAACAAGACCCACGATagaattaatttttaattcgaaacacaatttattcaacaagagaTAACCGATATTTAATTTATTCATTCAGTTTTTACCACCAAGAGCGGATTCCATTCTTCTAGTAAAACAACACTCATCTTCCACATGATGTCTTTCTCGGGGTCATCAACTAGAAGAAGCTTTAAACTGGGTAATCGGTACAGACAATTCAGACCCCTATTGGTGACGGCCGTTCCTGTGAGGTTTAAAACCTCGAGCGACGGAAAGTCTGAGCCAGACAATCGATCCAAATACCAGTCATCAAATTTAGTAACATTTTTAAACGACAGATGTTTCAAATAACGCAGCCTTCGAATATTTTCCATGCCTtcgtaaaataaatcaatacCGTCGCATTTGATTTCTTCCAGTACCATATTTGGAACGTAGACTTTTGGAAGGTCATATTCATCTTTTTCATTCATCTTGACCCAATCTGTTTGGCCACGGAATCTGGCCGTTAAATCGAAATTAGTTCGAAATGCTTTATTATGCTATAGAAAACAGTACCTTACTGAACCGCCTCGGTGAACAAGAAAATGGGCTGTGGCTAGATCTTCCCCTAGAATCGCATGTCTTTGTGGGATAAATTTTTGCATGTGAGCATCAATTCGGGTCCTCCGTTTCGTCCACCATCGCATTAGTCCGGAAGGAGATATATCGACCGGTTGCTGCAGGATTTCCAGTAATTCCGAGTTGCGATTCGATGTCTCGAACAAT comes from Malaya genurostris strain Urasoe2022 chromosome 3, Malgen_1.1, whole genome shotgun sequence and encodes:
- the LOC131438532 gene encoding distal membrane-arm assembly complex protein 2 encodes the protein MLKFNQNSIFRRFTSSAFRQLNSQNGLDDPKLTHIKEQIEADKRKLKWRKEYSERDDAVKSNFKLFETSNRNSELLEILQQPVDISPSGLMRWWTKRRTRIDAHMQKFIPQRHAILGEDLATAHFLVHRGGSVRFRGQTDWVKMNEKDEYDLPKVYVPNMVLEEIKCDGIDLFYEGMENIRRLRYLKHLSFKNVTKFDDWYLDRLSGSDFPSLEVLNLTGTAVTNRGLNCLYRLPSLKLLLVDDPEKDIMWKMSVVLLEEWNPLLVVKTE